In Drosophila bipectinata strain 14024-0381.07 chromosome 2R, DbipHiC1v2, whole genome shotgun sequence, one genomic interval encodes:
- the egg gene encoding histone-lysine N-methyltransferase eggless has protein sequence MSSEIEAMDCGDATESTGEDRQGAEPAPTAEKEKVDAGSPSVAEIIPAEPTVLEEKGKPTIEDDVEMADPKSEEPPLMDAEDNPAKIVSDKSEVEVACGSPVEVGTKTAEELAPVEIDSDSSVEVIDSPVKSPPSNKSGDERKKAAEESPSNALAKEEKNEEAELADSSIELISSPTSEDSAGRDQPKEGKKQEEKKAGTSTETSRDAEQEMKGSPKPTEPDDALEVKLEKKAVEVEQKMDVDQNNLTWDGDIFYGKDCVNCNCKRLHKQFVLANMATLNFYKVTRKVSKQQFVCTGCSDAAMEMYEQYAGYLMEKQPLLLKDFPQDQDDFVALDSSDEEEEDNKVEEKPELSTNDLKLVENELEDAIATVLNRVGFKDQLSWSKSILVAKAERLERHFELAEKEMEAVQSVADKMHWDLYTSCTVVHKHLPPLDLQHNIGEYMQVPPAGEIERPPIQIGETYYAVKNKAIASWVSIKVIEFSESTAIGGNTMKSYKIKYLNTPYQMVKTVTAKHIAYFEPPPVRLTIGTRVIAYFDGSTLSRGKDKGVVQSAFYPGIIAEPLKQANRFRYLIFYDDGYTQYVQHRDVRLVCQASEKVWEDVHPASRDFIQKYVEKYSVDRPMVQCTRGQSMNTESNGTWLYARVIDIDCSLVLMHFEAEKNHTEWIYRGSLRLGPVFKETQNALSNANAHHARVPRRTEPFIRYTKEMESSNMQVNQQMRAMARKSSSVAQGAVASAASSSPANTPAASRSSAPNANRGPVKHLNNSTIYVDDENRPKGHVVYFTAKRNLPPKIYRPHECNSGCLFKIAHRLDSYSPLAKPLLSGWERLVLRQKTKKNVVYRGPCGKSLRSLGEVHYYLRKTENVLNVDNFDFTPDLKCLAEYSIDPTIVKEADISKGQEKMAIPLVNYYDNSLPPPCTYAKQRIPTEGVHLNLDEEFLVGCDCDDDCSDKSKCSCWQLTVAGVKYCNPKKPIEEIGYQYKRLHEHVPTGIYECNSRCKCKKNCLNRVVQHSLEMKLQVFKTSNRGWGLRCVNDIPKGAFICIYAGHLLTETMANEGGQDAGDEYFADLDYIEVAEQLKEGYESEVEQSEPEPEEDSYLPEAEDDDDFRPNKYYQKKNKVRATRSISASGQSTEVDSQERAVINFNPNADLDETVRENSVRRLFGKDEAPYIMDAKTTGNLGRYFNHSCNPNLFVQNVFVDTHDLRFPWVAFFSASHIRSGTELTWNYNYEVGVVPGKVLYCQCGAPNCRIRLL, from the exons CCGGCTGAGCCCACTGTGCTGGAAGAAAAGGGGAAGCCCACCATTGAAGACGATGTGGAGATGGCGGACCCTAAGTCCGAGGAACCTCCTCTTATGGATGCAGAAGATAATCCAGCCAAAATAGTTTCCGACAAATCCGAGGTCGAAGTGGCATGTGGTTCGCCGGTTGAGGTCGGTACTAAAACAGCCGAGGAACTTGCTCCTGTTGAGATTGATTCAGACAGCAGCGTCGAGGTAATAGATAGTCCAGTCAAGTCCCCTCCTTCCAATAAGTCTGGGGACGAGCGCAAGAAAGCAGCTGAAGAATCGCCGTCGAATGCCCTCGCTAAGGAGGAAAAAAACGAGGAGGCCGAATTGGCAGACAGCAGCATTGAATTGATCAGCAGTCCTACCTCAGAAGACTCTGCTGGCAGAGATCAACCAAAAGAAGGCAAAAAGCAGGAGGAGAAGAAGGCAGGCACTTCCACTGAAACTTCCAGGGATGCAGAACAAGAAATGAAAGGGTCTCCGAAGCCTACTGAACCTGATGATGCCCTTGAAGTCAAGCTGGAAAAGAAGGCAGTAGAAGtagaacaaaaaatggacGTGGACCAAAATAACCTCACGTGGGACGGTGATATATTTTATGGCAAAGATTGCGTGAATTGCAACTGCAAGAGGCTCCACAAGCAGTTCGTGCTGGCCAATATGGCCACCTTGAACTTTTACAAAGTTACTAGGAAGGTATCCAAGCAGCAGTTCGTCTGCACTGGATGTAGCGATGCAGCCATGGAGATGTATGAG caaTATGCCGGTTACCTGATGGAGAAGCAACCGTTGTTGCTAAAGGATTTCCCTCAGGATCAAGACGATTTTGTGGCTCTGGATAGTAGCGATGAAGAGGAAGAGGATAACAAAGTAGAGG AGAAACCAGAGCTTTCCACAAACGATCTGAAACTGGTTGAAAATGAATTGGAAGATGCCATTGCAACTGTGCTCAACCGGGTGGGGTTCAAGGACCAGCTTAGCTGGTCCAAGTCCATCCTGGTGGCCAAGGCAGAGCGCTTGGAGCGAcactttgagttggccgaaAAGGAAATGGAAGCGGTACAGAGCGTCGCCGACAAAATGCATTGGGACCTTTATACTTCCTGCACGGTGGTGCACAAGCACTTGCCGCCGCTGGACCTTCAACACAACATAGGCGAATATATG CAAGTACCTCCAGCAGGAGAAATCGAGAGACCACCTATCCAGATTGGTGAAACCTACTACGCCGTTAAGAATAAGGCTATAGCCAGTTGGGTATCGATAAAGGTGATCGAGTTCTCGGAAAGCACAGCCATCGGCGGAAATACGATGAAGAGCTACAAGATCAAGTATCTAAACACTCCGTACCAGATGGTGAAAACAGTCACGGCCAAGCACATAGCTTACTTTGAGCCGCCGCCAGTGCGCCTGACTATCG GCACCCGAGTAATTGCTTACTTCGATGGCTCCACTCTGAGCCGAGGAAAAGACAAAGGCGTTGTTCAGAGTGCTTTCTATCCGGGTATTATTGCCGAGCCGCTGAAGCAGGCCAATCGATTCCGATACCTTATATTCTATGATGATGGGTATACGCAGTATGTGCAGCATCGGGATGTTCGTCTGGTGTGCCAGGCCTCTGAAAAGGTTTGGGAGGATGTGCACCCCGCGTCTCGCGACTTTATCCAGAAGTACGTGGAAAAGTATTCGGTTGATAGGCCTATGGTGCAGTGCACCCGCGGCCAGAGCATGAACACTGAGTCGAATGGCACCTGGCTGTATGCGCGCGTCATTGACATCGACTGTAGCCTGGTTCTGATGCACTTTGAGGCGGAAAAAAATCACACTGAGTGGATTTACAGGGGATCCTTAAGACTGGGTCCGGTATTCAAGGAAACCCAGAATGCCTTGAGCAATGCTAACGCTCACCATGCTCGCGTGCCAAGA CGCACAGAACCCTTCATTCGCTACACCAAGGAGATGGAATCGAGCAACATGCAGGTGAACCAACAAATGCGTGCCATGGCCCGCAAAAGCAGCTCCGTCGCCCAAGGCGCCGTTGCCTCAGCCGCCTCTTCCTCTCCCGCAAATACACCTGCTGCCAGCCGCAGTAGTGCACCAAATGCTAACCGCGGACCAGTTAAGCATTTAAACAATTCGACCATATACGTCGACGATGAGAATCGCCCAAAGGGCCATGTTGTTTATTTCACGGCCAAGCGAAACTTGCCACCAAAGATTTACCGGCCCCACGAGTGCAACTCGGGCTGTTTGTTCAAGATCGCTCACCGCCTTGACAGTTACAGCCCCCTCGCTAAGCCTCTGCTATCTGGCTGGGAGCGCTTGGTGCTGCGCCAAAAGACTAAAAAGAACGTTGTTTACAGGGGACCGTGTGGCAAAAGTCTGCGTTCCTTGGGGGAGGTACACTACTACCTTCGGAAAACCGAAAATGTACTGAATGTGGATAACTTTGACTTCACACCGGACTTGAAGTGTCTGGCTGAATACTCAATCGATCCTACGATTGTCAAAGAGGCGGACATATCCAAGGGCCAGGAGAAAATGGCTATCCCGCTGGTTAACTACTACGACAACTCCCTGCCTCCGCCATGCACCTACGCCAAGCAGCGAATCCCCACCGAGGGAGTGCATTTAAATCTTGATGAGGAATTCCTTGTGGGCTGCGATTGCGATGACGATTGCTCG GACAAGTCCAAGTGCTCCTGCTGGCAACTGACAGTGGCGGGTGTAAAGTACTGCAACCCCAAAAAGCCCATCGAGGAGATTGGATACCAGTATAAGCGGCTGCACGAGCATGTGCCTACCGGCATTTACGAGTGCAACTCCCGCTGTAAATGCAAGAAGAACTGCCTCAATCGTGTGGTCCAACACTCGCTGGAGATGAAATTGCAGGTTTTCAAGACCTCAAATCGAGGTTGGGGACTGCGATGCGTCAACGACATCCCAAAAGGCGCCTTTATATGCATCTATGCCGGCCATCTGCTCACCGAAACGATGGCCAATGAAGGCGGTCAAGATGCTGGCGACGAGTACTTCGCTGATTTGGATTATATCGAAGTGGCCGAACAACTAAAGGAGGGCTACGAGTCCGAGGTGGAGCAATCTGAGCCTGAGCCGGAGGAAGATTCATATCTGCCGGAAGCCGAAGACGATGATGACTTCCGGCCAAACAAATACTATCAGAAGAAAAACAAGGTGCGCGCCACACGCAGTATTAGTGCCTCAGGCCAATCTACAGAAGTTGACTCGCAGGAGCGCGCGGTTATCAACTTTAATCCGAACGCCGATCTGGACGAGACTGTGCGAGAGAACTCTGTACGTCGGCTGTTTGGCAAGGATGAGGCGCCTTACATTATGGATGCTAAAACCACTGGAAACTTGGGTCGCTATTTTAAC CACTCGTGTAACCCAAACCTTTTCGTTCAAAACGTCTTCGTTGACACCCACGACTTGCGCTTTCCCTGGGTGGCCTTTTTCTCGGCGTCGCACATTCGCTCCGGCACCGAACTGACCTGGAACTACAACTATGAAGTGGGCGTGGTGCCCGGCAAGGTGCTGTACTGCCAGTGTGGGGCCCCCAACTGCCGTATCCGCTTGCTTTAA